A single Penaeus chinensis breed Huanghai No. 1 chromosome 7, ASM1920278v2, whole genome shotgun sequence DNA region contains:
- the LOC125026892 gene encoding uncharacterized protein LOC125026892, producing the protein MTFKTLKRQPQQSHAYPASSTTIMNSRVFVGLLLCSLWASSESFLILGATAAAGTVAATAITASAAAALGVGALAVLKGVLVGKHLKRRRYGRDVDAVEEDVAEDVAAEIAVAQQMDSAGCVAKLLCEIEAMSADQLTPSMATFKTAFESNENFKDSRDMYNLAMKFGSTFGKKDIKACSTLFEKCVLSRDDLSFMLDSTFSC; encoded by the exons ATGACTTTTAAGACGTTAAAAAGGCAGCCACAGCAATCTCAT GCCTATCCTGCAT CCTCCACTACCATCATGAATTCTCGCGTGTTCGTCGGTCTCCTCCTGTGCAGCCTCTGGGCTTCCTCGGAGTCTTTCTTAATCTTGGGCGCCACCGCCGCAGCCGGAACTGTCGCCGCTACCGCTATCACCGCTTCTGCAGCGGCAGCTTTGGGCGTGGGCGCGCTGGCGGTGCTCAAGGGAGTTCTCGTAGGGAAGCATCTGAAGCGCCGCCGTTACGGAAGGGACGTCGATGCCGTGGAGGAAGACGTTGCAGAAGACGTTGCAGCCGAG ATTGCAGTGGCCCAGCAGATGGATTCAGCTGGCTGCGTGGCCAAGCTTTTGTGCGAGATCGAAGCCATGTCCGCTGACCAGCTGACTCCTTCTATGGCCACCTTCAAGACTGCTTTCGAGAGCAACGAGAATTTCAAGGACTCCCGAGACATGTACAATCTGGCCATGAAATTCGGCTCCACGTTCGGCAAGAAGGACATCAAGGCCTGTAGCACCCTCTTCGAGAAGTGCGTCCTCTCCAGAGATGATCTCTCCTTCATGCTGGATTCCACCTTCTCTTGCTAA